In Paracoccus aminophilus JCM 7686, a single window of DNA contains:
- the gpmI gene encoding 2,3-bisphosphoglycerate-independent phosphoglycerate mutase, whose amino-acid sequence MIHPKPVVLCILDGWGVSDRPGQSAPDQARTPHFDRLMAEDPHATLITFGPDVGLPRGQMGNSEVGHTNIGAGRVVAMDLGQIDLAIEDGSFYDNTAIGAFVETLRASGGTAHVMGIVSDGGVHGHIAHLEAVLRALTEKGIPTVVHAIVDGRDVPPKSGLGFMTELTGNLPAGARIGTVIGRYYAMDRDNRWERVARAFAAITRAEGKQSPDAAQAVVDAYARDETDEFIQPTVIGDYAGAKDGDGFFCLNFRADRAREILAALAQPDFSGFVTGPRPNWAAMLGMVDYSTEHDKYMQAAYPKHQVVNTLGAWVAAQGLRQFRLAETEKYPHVTFFLNGGKETPEPGEDRYMPASPKVATYDLQPEMAAAEVSERLVGAIEAGYDLIVVNFANPDMVGHTGKLSAAILACEAVDKGIGLMIEALDRVGGAAVVIADHGNCETMVDPVSGGPHTAHTTNPVPVIVHNGPAQTRLRSGRLADIAPTVLDLMGLAKPVEMTGQSLIEPR is encoded by the coding sequence ATGATCCATCCCAAACCTGTCGTTCTCTGTATCCTCGATGGCTGGGGTGTTTCCGACCGCCCCGGGCAGAGCGCTCCGGATCAAGCGCGGACCCCGCATTTCGACCGGCTGATGGCCGAAGACCCCCATGCCACGCTGATCACCTTCGGTCCCGATGTCGGTTTGCCGCGCGGGCAGATGGGCAATTCCGAGGTCGGCCATACCAATATCGGCGCGGGCCGCGTGGTGGCGATGGATCTGGGCCAGATTGATCTCGCGATCGAGGATGGCAGCTTTTACGACAACACCGCGATCGGCGCTTTCGTCGAGACTCTGCGCGCCAGCGGCGGCACCGCCCATGTCATGGGCATCGTCTCGGACGGGGGCGTCCATGGCCATATTGCCCATCTTGAGGCGGTGCTGCGTGCGCTGACCGAAAAGGGCATTCCGACCGTCGTCCATGCGATTGTCGATGGCCGCGACGTGCCGCCGAAATCCGGCCTTGGCTTTATGACAGAGCTGACCGGCAACCTGCCTGCCGGTGCGCGCATCGGCACGGTGATCGGGCGTTATTACGCCATGGACCGCGACAACCGCTGGGAGCGTGTCGCGCGCGCCTTTGCCGCGATCACCCGAGCCGAAGGCAAGCAATCGCCTGACGCCGCTCAGGCCGTGGTCGACGCCTATGCCCGCGACGAGACCGATGAATTCATCCAGCCCACGGTGATCGGCGATTATGCCGGGGCGAAGGACGGTGACGGCTTCTTCTGCCTCAATTTCCGCGCCGACCGCGCGCGCGAGATTCTGGCGGCGCTGGCCCAACCCGATTTCTCGGGCTTTGTGACCGGGCCGCGTCCGAATTGGGCGGCGATGCTGGGCATGGTCGATTATTCGACCGAGCACGACAAATACATGCAGGCGGCCTATCCCAAGCATCAGGTCGTCAATACTTTGGGTGCCTGGGTCGCGGCGCAGGGCCTGCGCCAGTTCCGTCTGGCCGAGACCGAGAAATATCCGCATGTGACCTTCTTCCTCAACGGCGGCAAGGAAACGCCCGAGCCGGGCGAGGACCGTTATATGCCCGCCAGCCCCAAGGTCGCGACCTATGATCTGCAGCCTGAAATGGCGGCAGCCGAGGTCTCGGAGCGGCTCGTCGGCGCGATTGAGGCGGGCTATGATCTGATCGTCGTCAATTTCGCCAATCCTGATATGGTCGGCCATACCGGCAAGCTGTCGGCGGCGATTCTCGCCTGCGAGGCGGTCGACAAGGGGATTGGCCTGATGATCGAGGCTTTGGACCGCGTTGGCGGGGCGGCGGTGGTGATCGCCGATCACGGCAATTGCGAGACCATGGTTGATCCGGTCTCGGGCGGGCCGCATACCGCGCATACGACCAACCCGGTCCCGGTGATCGTCCATAACGGCCCTGCCCAGACCCGGCTGCGGTCGGGGCGGCTTGCCGATATTGCCCCCACGGTGCTGGATCTGATGGGCCTCGCCAAACCCGTCGAGATGACCGGCCAAAGCCTGATCGAGCCCAGATGA
- a CDS encoding FAD-dependent oxidoreductase — translation MTLSSAAPAQTAPQTPLRIAIIGAGPGGLTLARILHVQGIATTLFERETDPHARAQGGTLDLHAETGQLALRRAGLEAEFQKLARYEDQGSRLCDETGRLLLADDDAEDGDRPEIDRSALRDLLLGALPAEMIRWGQALREVVANPDGSYDVVTTAGRETFDLVVGADGTWSKVRPLVSRYQPAYSGLTFIEFGIDDVDHAHPELAALVGKGKLGIESNDARAMIIQRNGHAHLRGYVIFRVPLDWAEKRFDFSDPASVRRALEDELLGWSPKVLAFIRASNDQIVPRPIFALPVGHHWPNRPGITLIGDAAHVMSPFGGEGANAALFDAAELARHLTTTPDWRSAVAAYEAEMFERVEEPARFSAEGAATELSHRSREFGLAWMEEHLQQRKAEASA, via the coding sequence ATGACCCTCTCTTCTGCCGCCCCCGCGCAGACCGCCCCCCAGACGCCGCTACGCATCGCGATTATCGGCGCAGGCCCCGGTGGCCTGACCCTTGCCCGAATCCTGCATGTGCAGGGCATCGCGACGACGCTCTTTGAGCGGGAAACCGATCCACATGCCCGCGCTCAGGGCGGCACGCTCGATCTTCACGCCGAGACCGGCCAACTCGCGCTGCGCCGCGCCGGACTTGAGGCCGAATTCCAAAAGCTTGCGCGCTATGAGGATCAGGGCTCGCGGCTCTGCGACGAAACCGGGCGCCTGCTTCTGGCCGATGACGATGCCGAAGACGGCGATCGCCCCGAGATCGACCGCAGCGCCCTACGCGATCTGCTGCTGGGCGCCCTGCCCGCCGAGATGATCCGCTGGGGACAGGCGCTGCGCGAGGTCGTGGCCAATCCCGACGGCAGCTATGATGTCGTGACGACCGCGGGCCGCGAGACCTTCGATCTCGTGGTCGGCGCCGATGGCACCTGGTCCAAGGTCCGCCCGCTCGTCTCGCGCTATCAGCCCGCCTATAGCGGCCTGACCTTCATCGAATTCGGCATCGACGATGTCGATCACGCCCATCCCGAGCTGGCCGCGCTTGTCGGCAAGGGCAAGCTCGGCATCGAAAGCAACGACGCCCGCGCCATGATCATCCAGCGCAACGGTCATGCCCATCTGCGCGGCTATGTCATCTTTCGCGTGCCGCTGGATTGGGCCGAAAAACGCTTTGATTTCAGCGATCCGGCCTCGGTGCGACGGGCGCTTGAGGACGAGCTTTTGGGCTGGTCGCCCAAGGTGCTCGCCTTCATCCGCGCCAGCAATGACCAGATCGTGCCGCGCCCGATCTTTGCACTGCCGGTCGGGCATCACTGGCCGAACCGGCCCGGCATCACCCTGATCGGCGATGCCGCCCATGTCATGTCGCCCTTTGGCGGCGAGGGCGCGAATGCGGCGCTCTTTGATGCCGCAGAGCTGGCGCGGCATCTGACCACGACGCCAGATTGGCGGTCTGCGGTCGCAGCCTATGAGGCCGAGATGTTCGAGCGTGTCGAAGAGCCTGCCCGCTTTTCCGCCGAAGGCGCCGCGACCGAGTTGTCGCACCGCTCGCGCGAATTCGGACTGGCGTGGATGGAAGAGCATCTTCAGCAGCGCAAGGCCGAAGCCTCGGCCTAA
- a CDS encoding lytic murein transglycosylase, whose product MTISLTRISTSALLIGALSSCGVAMNRAPGMIGTGPVAIAPIPQASAGDEAGLQRFVQSFKPRALASGVSPATYDRAMRIARYNPDVIRLDRKQAEFSRPVWLYLDSAVSDVRVTTGRQKAAQLNSTLSAIEARYGVPREIVLAVWGMESNFGANRGKMQIIPSLSTLAYDGRRGEMFQNQLIAALKIIQAGDTDPEHLVGSWAGAMGHTQFMPTSYLEYAVDFNGDGRRDIWSDDPTDALASTAAYLSRMGWQRGQAWGAEVQVPSGFNMKQIGKGTRKSTGDWAAQGVRRIGGGALPSGNGSIIMPAGANGPAFLILDNFRTILRYNNSDNYALGVSFLGERIAGRAGVQGAWPRNDRTLTTNERQEIQQRLTQKGYYQGEIDGLFGSATMESVANYQRSIGVTPDGYPTSILLDQLRR is encoded by the coding sequence ATGACCATTTCCCTTACCCGCATTTCGACCTCGGCCCTGCTGATCGGTGCTCTTTCAAGCTGCGGCGTTGCGATGAACCGGGCGCCCGGCATGATCGGGACGGGGCCGGTCGCGATCGCGCCGATCCCGCAGGCCTCGGCCGGAGACGAGGCCGGGCTTCAGCGCTTCGTGCAAAGCTTCAAACCGCGCGCGCTGGCTTCGGGCGTTTCGCCCGCGACCTATGACCGCGCGATGCGGATTGCGCGCTACAACCCCGATGTCATCCGGCTCGACCGCAAACAGGCCGAATTCTCGCGCCCGGTCTGGCTTTACCTCGACAGCGCCGTTTCGGATGTGCGCGTCACCACCGGGCGCCAGAAGGCCGCGCAGCTCAACAGCACCCTGTCGGCGATCGAGGCCCGCTACGGCGTCCCGCGCGAGATCGTTCTGGCCGTTTGGGGCATGGAATCGAACTTCGGCGCGAACCGCGGCAAGATGCAGATCATCCCCTCGCTCTCGACGCTCGCCTATGACGGGCGGCGCGGCGAGATGTTCCAGAACCAGCTGATCGCGGCGCTGAAGATCATTCAGGCGGGCGATACCGATCCCGAGCATCTGGTCGGCTCTTGGGCGGGGGCGATGGGCCACACCCAGTTCATGCCGACCTCCTATCTGGAATATGCGGTCGATTTCAACGGCGACGGCCGTCGCGACATCTGGTCGGACGATCCGACCGATGCTTTGGCCTCGACGGCGGCCTATCTCTCGCGCATGGGCTGGCAGCGCGGGCAGGCTTGGGGCGCCGAGGTGCAGGTGCCCTCGGGCTTCAATATGAAGCAGATCGGCAAGGGCACGCGCAAATCGACCGGAGATTGGGCGGCGCAGGGCGTGCGCCGGATCGGCGGCGGCGCGCTGCCTTCGGGCAATGGCTCGATCATCATGCCGGCGGGGGCGAATGGCCCGGCCTTCCTGATTCTCGACAACTTCCGCACGATCCTGCGCTACAACAACTCGGACAATTACGCGCTTGGCGTCTCGTTCCTCGGCGAGCGTATCGCAGGCCGCGCCGGAGTGCAGGGCGCCTGGCCGCGCAATGACCGCACGCTGACCACCAATGAGCGCCAGGAGATCCAGCAGCGTCTGACGCAGAAGGGTTATTATCAGGGCGAGATTGACGGGCTGTTCGGCTCGGCGACGATGGAATCGGTGGCGAATTATCAGCGCTCGATCGGGGTGACGCCGGACGGCTATCCGACCTCGATCCTGCTCGATCAGCTGCGCCGCTGA
- a CDS encoding LOG family protein yields MTEEEERNNPFRDSQQDVRALHNTPDTPQTRAPAYRLAFVDNDFMLREELRPVRLQLELLKPQMMLDERGIDSTVVLFGGARIPSPEEKASARTPALGELSKYYTEAVEFARQMTLRSLKTTGRDFVICTGGGPGVMEAGNLGAHQAGGHSIGLSIVLPHEQAPNAYVTPDLCFNFHYFAIRKMHFLMRARAVTVFPGGFGTLDEMFEALTLIQTGRMRKIPFILFGRAFWEKVINWQALAEAGTISPEDLDLISFVETADEAVAIIDNWQDLPEE; encoded by the coding sequence ATGACTGAAGAAGAAGAGCGCAACAATCCCTTCCGCGACAGCCAGCAAGATGTGCGGGCTTTGCACAACACGCCCGACACGCCCCAGACCCGCGCCCCGGCCTATCGGCTGGCCTTTGTCGACAACGACTTCATGCTGCGCGAGGAACTGCGTCCGGTGCGGCTGCAGCTGGAACTTCTCAAGCCGCAGATGATGCTCGACGAGCGCGGCATCGACTCGACCGTGGTGCTGTTTGGCGGCGCGCGCATCCCCTCGCCCGAGGAAAAAGCGAGCGCGCGCACCCCGGCTCTGGGCGAGCTGTCGAAATATTACACCGAGGCGGTCGAATTCGCGCGTCAGATGACGCTGCGCAGCCTCAAGACCACGGGGCGCGACTTTGTCATCTGCACCGGCGGTGGCCCTGGCGTGATGGAGGCGGGCAATCTTGGCGCGCATCAAGCGGGCGGCCATTCGATCGGGCTCTCGATCGTCTTGCCGCATGAGCAGGCGCCGAATGCCTATGTGACGCCCGATCTGTGCTTCAACTTCCATTACTTCGCCATCCGCAAGATGCATTTCCTGATGCGCGCCCGCGCCGTCACAGTGTTCCCCGGCGGTTTCGGCACGCTCGATGAAATGTTCGAGGCGCTGACCCTGATTCAGACCGGGCGGATGCGGAAAATCCCCTTCATCCTCTTTGGCCGCGCTTTTTGGGAAAAGGTCATCAACTGGCAGGCCCTGGCCGAGGCGGGCACGATCAGCCCCGAGGATCTCGACCTTATCAGCTTCGTCGAAACCGCCGATGAGGCCGTCGCGATCATCGACAACTGGCAGGATCTGCCGGAAGAGTAA
- a CDS encoding S41 family peptidase, which translates to MKHYLLAGAIGTLAGALVTTQLAAPLIAQEAGKNASVYEQLDLFGNVFERVRADYVEKVDDKKLIEAAINGMLTSLDPHSSFLSAKDYEDMQTQTRGSFGGIGIEVGQEDGLVKVISPIDDTPAAEAGIKAGDFITHVNGESLMGLTLDEAVEKMRGPIGSELTITILRQGEKEPFDVKVVRDTIKLTVVKTRVINHTVVLRVTTFNDETYDTMKSELAKAVKEAGGMDKVSGIVLDLRNNPGGLLNQAIAVSDAFLDKGEIVSTRGRKAEDSERWNAKPGDLAEGKPMVVLINGGSASASEIVTGALQDHRRAVVVGTKSFGKGSVQTVMPVTADSAIRLTTARYYTPSGRSIQALGIQPDIIVEQPKPPAADANGEDNKPKTASKFLNSEADLRGALNNDAVTDDERKQMEEEAKQVEATAKLREEDYQLAYAVDILKGLSAMELDGKANTAAATPATDKAATDKPAAGTKTQ; encoded by the coding sequence ATGAAACATTATCTTCTTGCAGGCGCCATCGGCACTTTGGCTGGCGCTCTGGTGACGACACAGCTGGCCGCGCCCTTGATCGCACAGGAAGCAGGAAAGAATGCTTCGGTCTATGAGCAGCTCGATCTCTTCGGCAATGTCTTCGAGCGCGTGCGCGCCGATTACGTCGAAAAGGTCGATGACAAAAAGCTGATCGAGGCGGCCATCAATGGCATGCTGACCTCGCTCGACCCGCATAGCTCGTTCCTCTCGGCCAAGGATTACGAGGATATGCAGACCCAGACCCGGGGCAGCTTCGGCGGCATCGGCATCGAGGTCGGGCAGGAAGACGGGCTGGTGAAGGTCATCTCGCCGATCGACGACACCCCTGCGGCCGAAGCCGGGATCAAGGCGGGCGATTTCATCACCCATGTCAACGGCGAGTCGCTGATGGGGCTGACGCTGGACGAGGCCGTCGAGAAAATGCGCGGCCCGATCGGCTCCGAGCTGACGATCACCATTCTGCGTCAGGGCGAAAAAGAGCCCTTCGACGTGAAAGTCGTGCGCGACACGATCAAGCTGACCGTGGTCAAGACCCGCGTCATCAACCACACCGTGGTTCTGCGCGTCACCACCTTCAACGACGAAACCTATGACACGATGAAATCCGAGCTCGCCAAAGCGGTCAAAGAGGCCGGTGGCATGGACAAGGTTTCGGGCATCGTTCTTGATCTGCGCAACAACCCGGGCGGTCTGCTCAATCAGGCGATCGCGGTTTCGGATGCCTTCCTCGACAAGGGCGAAATCGTCTCGACCCGGGGCCGCAAGGCCGAAGACAGCGAGCGCTGGAACGCGAAGCCGGGCGATCTCGCCGAAGGCAAGCCCATGGTCGTCTTGATCAACGGCGGCTCGGCCTCGGCCTCGGAAATCGTCACCGGCGCGCTGCAAGATCACCGCCGCGCGGTGGTTGTCGGCACGAAAAGCTTCGGCAAGGGCTCGGTTCAGACGGTGATGCCGGTCACCGCCGACAGCGCCATCCGCCTGACCACGGCGCGCTATTACACGCCCTCGGGCCGCTCGATCCAGGCGCTCGGCATCCAGCCTGACATCATCGTCGAGCAGCCGAAGCCCCCGGCGGCGGATGCCAATGGCGAGGACAACAAGCCGAAAACCGCCTCGAAATTCCTGAATTCGGAAGCGGATCTGCGCGGCGCGCTGAACAATGACGCCGTGACCGATGACGAGCGCAAGCAGATGGAAGAAGAGGCCAAGCAGGTCGAGGCCACCGCCAAGCTGCGCGAAGAGGATTATCAGCTCGCCTATGCGGTCGATATCCTGAAGGGGCTCTCGGCGATGGAGCTGGACGGCAAGGCCAATACCGCCGCCGCCACCCCGGCCACCGACAAGGCCGCCACTGACAAACCCGCCGCAGGGACCAAGACCCAATGA
- the dapD gene encoding 2,3,4,5-tetrahydropyridine-2,6-dicarboxylate N-succinyltransferase, producing MTYAALETAIEAAWEIRDQITPATQGETREAIEATLEALDKGELRVAEKRGKDWHVNQWAKKAVLLSFRLKDMEILEGGPQHGGWWDKVDSKFKGWGENRWREAGFRAVPGSIVRRSAYIAKNVVLMPSFVNIGAYVDEGSMVDGWATVGSCAQIGKNVHLSGGVGIGGVLEPMQAGPTIIEDNCFIGARSEVVEGVIVREGSVLGMGVFIGQSTKIVDRETGEVFYGEVPAGSVVVAGSLPSKNGVNLYCAVIVKRVDEKTRSKTSINELLRD from the coding sequence ATGACCTATGCCGCGCTAGAGACCGCCATTGAAGCCGCCTGGGAGATCCGCGACCAGATCACTCCCGCCACCCAGGGCGAAACCCGCGAAGCCATCGAGGCGACGCTGGAGGCGCTGGACAAGGGCGAGCTGCGCGTTGCTGAAAAGCGCGGCAAGGACTGGCATGTGAACCAATGGGCCAAGAAGGCCGTTCTGTTGAGCTTCCGCCTCAAGGATATGGAAATCCTCGAAGGCGGCCCGCAGCATGGTGGCTGGTGGGATAAGGTCGACAGCAAATTCAAGGGCTGGGGCGAGAACCGCTGGCGCGAGGCCGGTTTCCGCGCCGTTCCGGGCAGCATCGTGCGCCGCTCGGCCTATATCGCCAAGAACGTCGTGCTGATGCCGTCCTTCGTCAATATCGGCGCCTATGTCGATGAGGGCTCGATGGTCGATGGCTGGGCCACGGTCGGCTCTTGCGCGCAGATCGGCAAGAACGTCCATCTCTCGGGCGGCGTTGGCATTGGCGGCGTGCTGGAGCCGATGCAGGCTGGCCCGACCATCATCGAGGACAATTGCTTCATCGGTGCGCGCTCGGAAGTGGTCGAGGGCGTGATCGTGCGCGAGGGCTCGGTTCTGGGCATGGGCGTGTTCATCGGTCAATCGACCAAGATCGTCGACCGTGAGACCGGCGAAGTCTTCTATGGCGAAGTGCCTGCCGGTTCGGTCGTGGTCGCAGGCTCGTTGCCCTCGAAAAACGGCGTGAACCTTTATTGCGCTGTGATCGTGAAGCGTGTGGATGAAAAGACCCGCTCGAAAACCTCGATCAACGAGCTTCTGCGCGACTAA
- a CDS encoding MarR family winged helix-turn-helix transcriptional regulator, whose translation MDWDLFENPVPLINMAARSFSRLGERRVKPLGFSVGQLPVLYLLKDGRALAQKELARLAKMEQPSMAQLLARMERDGLIARSPDPEDRRSSLISLTESARGRIGAVRAALDAGNGESFADFSAEELALFVGLLRRLNSRLDRLVVEDQAGASI comes from the coding sequence ATGGATTGGGACCTGTTCGAAAACCCGGTGCCCTTGATCAATATGGCGGCGCGCAGCTTTTCGCGGCTGGGCGAGCGGCGGGTGAAGCCTTTGGGCTTCAGCGTCGGGCAATTGCCGGTGCTCTATCTGCTCAAGGATGGCCGGGCCTTGGCGCAAAAAGAGCTCGCTCGGCTTGCCAAGATGGAACAGCCCTCGATGGCCCAGCTTCTGGCGCGGATGGAGCGCGACGGGCTGATTGCGCGCAGCCCCGATCCCGAGGACCGGCGCAGCAGCTTGATTTCTCTGACGGAGTCGGCGCGTGGACGGATCGGCGCGGTGCGCGCGGCCTTGGATGCGGGCAATGGCGAGAGCTTTGCCGATTTCTCGGCGGAAGAGCTTGCGCTTTTCGTGGGGTTGCTGCGGCGGCTGAACAGTCGTCTGGACCGGCTGGTGGTAGAGGACCAAGCGGGCGCTTCAATCTGA
- a CDS encoding YbaK/EbsC family protein, whose amino-acid sequence MSKSLNRVKSALEAAGIAAEVKEMEASTRTAEDAARAVGCEVDQIAKSIIFRGEDSGHVVLFLTAGGNRVDAAKATAVAGQPLGKADAALIRAETGFAIGGVAPVGHLSEITAFFDPRLGEFAEVWAAAGTPNHVFAIAPADLLRITGATEADFTA is encoded by the coding sequence ATGAGCAAGAGCTTGAATCGCGTGAAATCGGCGCTGGAGGCCGCCGGGATCGCCGCCGAGGTCAAAGAGATGGAGGCGAGCACCCGCACCGCCGAGGATGCCGCCCGCGCCGTCGGCTGCGAGGTCGATCAGATCGCGAAATCCATCATCTTCCGGGGCGAGGACAGCGGCCATGTCGTGCTGTTTCTGACGGCGGGCGGCAATCGCGTCGATGCGGCCAAGGCGACGGCGGTCGCGGGCCAGCCTCTGGGTAAGGCCGATGCCGCGCTCATCCGGGCCGAGACCGGCTTTGCCATCGGCGGCGTCGCCCCCGTCGGCCATCTGAGCGAGATCACCGCCTTTTTCGACCCGCGTTTGGGCGAATTTGCCGAAGTCTGGGCGGCGGCGGGCACGCCGAACCATGTCTTTGCCATTGCGCCTGCGGATCTCTTGCGCATCACCGGCGCGACCGAGGCCGATTTCACCGCCTGA
- a CDS encoding GlsB/YeaQ/YmgE family stress response membrane protein: MQGLGWIAAIVVGGLAGWIASIIMKADTGLITNVIIGIVGAVIANALLSFFGVYTQAGSWLAQGVAGLIGAIILIWLYRAVAR, translated from the coding sequence ATGCAGGGACTAGGCTGGATTGCTGCGATCGTCGTCGGTGGGCTTGCCGGATGGATTGCCAGCATCATTATGAAGGCCGACACCGGGTTGATCACCAATGTGATCATCGGGATCGTCGGAGCTGTCATCGCGAATGCTTTGCTGAGTTTCTTCGGAGTTTACACGCAGGCCGGAAGCTGGCTCGCGCAAGGTGTCGCGGGGTTGATCGGTGCGATCATCCTAATCTGGCTGTATCGGGCCGTCGCCCGATGA
- a CDS encoding TIGR00645 family protein gives MERNVERLLFASRWLMAPMYLGLAGSLLILVWVFLSELGHLVLALPNLTVNDAILSALALIDLSLAANLLLIVILSGYENFISRMDLLDHKDRPDWLGEVDFSGLKLKLVASIVAISSIHLLKVFMDVGSYPPEKIRWMVIIHLVFLLSGVLLALMDWITQHGKTLKKVKPARD, from the coding sequence ATGGAACGAAACGTCGAACGCCTTCTCTTTGCCTCTCGCTGGCTCATGGCCCCCATGTATCTCGGGCTTGCCGGCTCTTTGCTCATTCTGGTCTGGGTCTTTCTGTCCGAGCTTGGCCATCTGGTGCTGGCGCTGCCAAACCTGACCGTCAATGACGCGATCCTCAGCGCGCTGGCGCTGATCGACCTCAGCCTCGCGGCCAATCTTTTGCTGATCGTGATCCTCTCGGGCTATGAAAACTTCATCAGCCGCATGGATCTGCTGGACCACAAGGACCGCCCGGACTGGTTGGGCGAGGTCGATTTCTCGGGGCTGAAGCTGAAGCTCGTCGCCTCGATCGTGGCGATTTCGAGCATCCATCTGCTCAAGGTCTTCATGGATGTCGGCAGCTACCCGCCCGAGAAAATCCGCTGGATGGTCATCATCCATCTGGTCTTTCTGCTCTCAGGCGTCCTGCTGGCGCTGATGGATTGGATCACCCAGCACGGCAAGACGCTGAAAAAGGTCAAACCCGCCCGCGACTGA
- a CDS encoding murein hydrolase activator EnvC family protein, producing MKLTSALLSLSLSLSLVLAEAPSLAASPVNQAAEEAAAAAAQLRAATNELDKALTANDQVVALTEMIRAYEKGLGALRSGLRRAGMREQQITADFEARRARLSRVLGVMTTMEQSPETALLLHPAGPEATARSGMILASIAPALKAEADGLRDQLKEIHTVRALEESAANTLAQGLAQVQEARRLLASAVTDRSNLPVRYGADPEELKILVQSAETLDGFATGIIGMEKDVGAPMADFEGAQGSLPLPVVGHVLRGYDQPDAAGVRRPGLVVSTSPGALVTTPWPATIRYRGPLLDYGNVVIVEPGQGYLMIFAGLSQVFGEVGDVLAAGEPVGLMGGKEGSAQEFGIGFVQGAASGSDADLTQTLYLELRKGKETLDPADWFMMNPIVGDTGQDGSTE from the coding sequence ATGAAACTGACCTCCGCGCTGCTGTCCCTGTCGCTCTCTCTGTCGCTGGTTCTGGCCGAGGCCCCGTCCCTCGCGGCCTCTCCGGTCAATCAGGCTGCCGAAGAAGCGGCGGCGGCGGCGGCGCAGCTGCGGGCTGCGACAAATGAGCTCGACAAGGCGCTGACCGCGAATGATCAGGTCGTCGCGCTGACCGAGATGATCCGCGCCTATGAAAAGGGTCTGGGCGCGCTGCGCTCGGGTCTGCGCCGTGCGGGGATGCGCGAGCAGCAGATCACCGCCGATTTCGAGGCCCGCCGCGCGCGTCTGAGCCGGGTTCTCGGCGTGATGACCACGATGGAGCAATCGCCGGAAACCGCGCTTCTGCTGCACCCCGCCGGACCAGAGGCGACCGCGCGTTCGGGCATGATCCTTGCCTCGATTGCGCCCGCGTTGAAGGCCGAGGCCGATGGGCTGCGCGATCAGCTGAAGGAAATCCACACCGTGCGCGCGCTGGAAGAAAGCGCCGCCAATACGCTGGCGCAGGGCTTGGCGCAGGTGCAAGAGGCGCGCCGGCTGCTCGCGAGCGCCGTCACCGACCGCTCGAACCTGCCGGTGCGCTATGGTGCCGATCCCGAAGAGCTGAAGATTCTGGTGCAATCGGCCGAGACGCTTGACGGCTTTGCCACCGGCATTATCGGGATGGAAAAGGATGTCGGCGCGCCGATGGCCGATTTCGAGGGCGCGCAGGGCAGCCTGCCCCTGCCCGTCGTCGGCCATGTGCTGCGCGGCTATGACCAGCCCGATGCCGCGGGCGTGCGCCGCCCGGGCCTTGTGGTCTCGACCAGCCCCGGGGCTTTGGTCACGACGCCTTGGCCCGCAACGATTCGCTATCGCGGCCCGCTGCTCGACTACGGCAATGTCGTGATCGTCGAGCCGGGACAGGGTTATCTGATGATTTTCGCGGGTCTCTCGCAGGTGTTCGGCGAGGTTGGCGACGTGCTGGCCGCGGGCGAGCCGGTGGGCTTGATGGGTGGCAAAGAGGGCTCGGCGCAGGAGTTCGGGATCGGGTTTGTGCAGGGCGCGGCCTCGGGCAGTGATGCCGACCTGACGCAAACACTCTATCTTGAACTGCGCAAAGGTAAGGAAACACTGGACCCGGCAGACTGGTTCATGATGAATCCAATTGTTGGTGACACAGGTCAGGACGGATCGACCGAATGA
- a CDS encoding RNA pyrophosphohydrolase, with product MSKSDERTGPQGLPYRPCAGVVLINEAGLVFAGHRIDSASEAWQMPQGGIDKGEDPRTAALRELVEETGVSPDLVEVIGESPDWLYYDLPEELVGKVWKGKYGGQRQKWFLLRFKGADSDIDIATEHPEFDRWQWTSVDELLAKIVPFKRAVYEQVVADFRDTLA from the coding sequence ATGAGCAAGAGCGATGAACGGACGGGCCCGCAGGGCCTGCCCTATCGCCCCTGCGCCGGGGTCGTGCTGATCAACGAAGCGGGGCTGGTTTTCGCCGGCCACCGCATCGACAGCGCCTCCGAGGCGTGGCAGATGCCGCAGGGCGGGATCGACAAGGGCGAAGATCCCCGCACCGCGGCCCTGCGCGAGCTGGTCGAGGAAACCGGCGTCTCGCCCGATCTGGTCGAGGTGATCGGCGAAAGCCCGGACTGGCTTTACTACGATCTCCCCGAGGAGCTCGTCGGCAAGGTCTGGAAGGGCAAATACGGCGGCCAGCGCCAGAAATGGTTCCTGCTGCGCTTCAAAGGCGCGGACAGCGACATCGACATCGCGACCGAACATCCCGAATTCGACCGCTGGCAATGGACCTCGGTCGACGAGCTTCTCGCCAAGATCGTGCCTTTCAAACGCGCAGTCTATGAGCAGGTCGTCGCGGATTTCCGCGACACTCTTGCCTGA